In Capsicum annuum cultivar UCD-10X-F1 chromosome 7, UCD10Xv1.1, whole genome shotgun sequence, one genomic interval encodes:
- the LOC107877730 gene encoding protein STRICTOSIDINE SYNTHASE-LIKE 4 isoform X2 encodes MDSLLFFSSFLIVILLAISLQILFFSPISPDILEIPSASKTFTTSITSNNYLQRVSKLGEGFLDRPEDVAVDKMGVVYTATRDGWIKRKHKNGTWESWKYIGGDSLLGLTVSSTGDIIVCDTQEGLLKVSEDGASVLASHVDDEKIRFADDVVEASDGNLYFSVASTKFGFLEWYLDVLEAKPHGQLLKYDPSLNQTSVLLDNLAFANGVALSADQDYLVVCESWKCLKYWLTDEIKGQTDIFIDNLPGAPDNIKLAQDGSFWIALLQLTAPGLNFIHKSRSSKHLLATFPKLMNWVIGVHHQAMVVNVAADGKITKGFDDSTGKVMSFVTSVLEYEDHLYLGSLHCDFIGKLPLTTSTV; translated from the exons ATGGATTCTTTGCTGTTTTTCTCTAGCTTTTTAATAGTTATTTTGCTGGCTATTTCACTCCAAATACTTTTCTTCTCACCAATATCTCCTGACATTCTTGAAATTCCTTCTGCCTCTAAAACCTTCACCACTTCAATTACATCAAATAACTATTTGCAg AGAGTAAGTAAACTTGGAGAAGGATTTCTAGATAGACCAGAAGATGTCGCAGTGGACAAAATGGGAGTTGTGTATACAGCTACTAGAGATGGTTGGATAAAAAGAAAGCACAAAAATGGAACTTGGGAGAGCTGGAAGTATATTGGAGGTGATTCATTATTGGGACTTACAGTATCATCTACTGGTGATATCATAGTTTGTGACACTCAAGAG GGACTACTTAAAGTTAGCGAAGATGGTGCGAGTGTTCTTGCTTCACATGTCGATGACGAAAAAATAAG atttgcagatgatgtggtggAAGCATCAGATGGGAATCTATACTTCAGTGTCGCGAGCACCAAATTTGGATTCCTTGAATGGTACCTTGATGTGCTCGAGGCCAAACCTCATGGTCAGCTTCTCAAATATGATCCTTCACTGAACCAGACGTCTGTACTTCTGGATAACTTGGCCTTTGCAAATGGGGTCGCTCTCTCTGCAGATCAAGATTACTTAGTTGTCTGTGAATCGTGGAA GTGCCTTAAATATTGGTTGACAGACGAAATCAAAGGACAAACAGATATCTTCATCGATAATCTTCCTGGTGCACCAGATAACATCAAACTTGCTCAAGATGGTTCTTTCTGGATAGCTTTATTGcag TTAACTGCTCCAGGGCTAAATTTCATACACAAGTCGAGATCTTCAAAACATTTGCTGGCAACTTTCCCaaagttgatgaactgggtgatTGGAGTACACCACCAAGCTATGGTAGTGAATGTGGCAGCTGATGGAAAGATAACCAAAGGCTTTGATGATTCAACTGGAAAGGTCATGTCATTTGTGACATCTGTGTTGGAGTATGAGGACCATCTATATTTAGGAAGTCTCCATTGTGATTTCATAGGAAAGTTGCCACTGACAACCTCAACTGTCTAG
- the LOC107877730 gene encoding protein STRICTOSIDINE SYNTHASE-LIKE 4 isoform X1, producing MDSLLFFSSFLIVILLAISLQILFFSPISPDILEIPSASKTFTTSITSNNYLQRVSKLGEGFLDRPEDVAVDKMGVVYTATRDGWIKRKHKNGTWESWKYIGGDSLLGLTVSSTGDIIVCDTQEGLLKVSEDGASVLASHVDDEKIRFADDVVEASDGNLYFSVASTKFGFLEWYLDVLEAKPHGQLLKYDPSLNQTSVLLDNLAFANGVALSADQDYLVVCESWKFRCLKYWLTDEIKGQTDIFIDNLPGAPDNIKLAQDGSFWIALLQLTAPGLNFIHKSRSSKHLLATFPKLMNWVIGVHHQAMVVNVAADGKITKGFDDSTGKVMSFVTSVLEYEDHLYLGSLHCDFIGKLPLTTSTV from the exons ATGGATTCTTTGCTGTTTTTCTCTAGCTTTTTAATAGTTATTTTGCTGGCTATTTCACTCCAAATACTTTTCTTCTCACCAATATCTCCTGACATTCTTGAAATTCCTTCTGCCTCTAAAACCTTCACCACTTCAATTACATCAAATAACTATTTGCAg AGAGTAAGTAAACTTGGAGAAGGATTTCTAGATAGACCAGAAGATGTCGCAGTGGACAAAATGGGAGTTGTGTATACAGCTACTAGAGATGGTTGGATAAAAAGAAAGCACAAAAATGGAACTTGGGAGAGCTGGAAGTATATTGGAGGTGATTCATTATTGGGACTTACAGTATCATCTACTGGTGATATCATAGTTTGTGACACTCAAGAG GGACTACTTAAAGTTAGCGAAGATGGTGCGAGTGTTCTTGCTTCACATGTCGATGACGAAAAAATAAG atttgcagatgatgtggtggAAGCATCAGATGGGAATCTATACTTCAGTGTCGCGAGCACCAAATTTGGATTCCTTGAATGGTACCTTGATGTGCTCGAGGCCAAACCTCATGGTCAGCTTCTCAAATATGATCCTTCACTGAACCAGACGTCTGTACTTCTGGATAACTTGGCCTTTGCAAATGGGGTCGCTCTCTCTGCAGATCAAGATTACTTAGTTGTCTGTGAATCGTGGAA ATTTAGGTGCCTTAAATATTGGTTGACAGACGAAATCAAAGGACAAACAGATATCTTCATCGATAATCTTCCTGGTGCACCAGATAACATCAAACTTGCTCAAGATGGTTCTTTCTGGATAGCTTTATTGcag TTAACTGCTCCAGGGCTAAATTTCATACACAAGTCGAGATCTTCAAAACATTTGCTGGCAACTTTCCCaaagttgatgaactgggtgatTGGAGTACACCACCAAGCTATGGTAGTGAATGTGGCAGCTGATGGAAAGATAACCAAAGGCTTTGATGATTCAACTGGAAAGGTCATGTCATTTGTGACATCTGTGTTGGAGTATGAGGACCATCTATATTTAGGAAGTCTCCATTGTGATTTCATAGGAAAGTTGCCACTGACAACCTCAACTGTCTAG